GAGGAGAACCCGGCCCTCGGTGTCCGTGGACTGCGGATCGCCCGGGGGAATCAGGAGCTGCTGGAACGTCAGTTGGACGGTATCGCTCTGGCCCTGTCGCAGACGGAGCGCCGTGGCCCGGACGCGCAGGCGTGGGTGATGGCACCGATGGTGGCGACGGTGCATGAGGCGGCGTGGTTCGCCGAGCTGTGCCATGCCCGGGGGCTCACCGCCGGCGCGATGATCGAGGTGCCGGCGGCGGCGCTGCTGGCGGAGAAGATGATGCGCCACCTGGATTTCGTCTCGATCGGGACCAATGACCTGACCCAGTACACGATGGCGGCGGACCGGCTGTCGGCGTCGCTGGCCTATCTCACGGATCCGTGGCAGCCGGCTGTGCTGCGGCTGGTGCACACCACCTGCCGGGCGGGTTCCGCGGCGAAGACCGCGGTGGGCGTGTGCGGCGAGGCTGCCGCGGACCCGCTGCTGGCCTGTGTACTCACCGGTCTCGGGGTGACGTCCCTGTCGGCGGCGACGCCCGCACTCGCAGCGGTCGGTACCCAGCTCGGTGAGGTCGATTTCGTCACATGCCGCGACATGGCCGCCGCCGCACTCGACGCCGACGGCGCGGAGGAGGCCCGGATCGCGGCCGCCGCGGTCATCGGTCTCTAGCTTCCGCCCGCTGGGTCCCTGTGGCCCCCGGTACTGCTGGGCCCGGTACTTCCGTGGCCTTGTGATCCTGCGACCCTGCGCTCCTGCGCTCGACCCGCACGTCCAGGGGCGGTTGCGGACGTCGCCGGTGTCGGTTTTGAGAACCCAGGGGTCGGTCGCATCCTGGCCCGGTCGGGTTCGCGAGCCCAGGTGCTGTCCTGGGGCAGGAAACTCGACCCGTCGGTTCGTTCCGCGGACATGAACCTGTCGGTTCGTTCCGCGGACATCGGGTTCGAAGCCGGGATCAGGGTCGGGCTCAGGGTCGGGCCCGGGGGTCCTTTCCCGCGTCATCCCGGTGGTCGCGACCGGGTGCCACGACATCCCCGGGACGGCCACCTAGATCTTGCGGAGCACGGCGACGACCCGGCCGAGGATCTCGGCGTCGTCGCCGCGGATCGGCTCGTACAGTGCATTGTGGGGGATGAGCCAGGCGTGGCCGGCGTCCCGCTGGAACTCCTTGACCGTGGCTTCGCCGTCGATCATGGCGGCCACGAACTCGCCGAGCTCGGCGGTGTTCTGGGACCGGACCACCACCCAGTCACCGTTGTAGATGCCGGCATCCTGCATGGAGTTGCCGACGACCTGGAGGAGGAAGAGCTCGCCACCGCCGACGAGCTCCTGCGGCAGGGGGAAGTGGGCCTCGACATGCTCCTCGGCGAGGATCGGGGCGCCGGCGGCGATCTGGCCGACGACGGGGACGTAGGCCGGGGTCGGCATTGAGTCGTCGACGGCCGCGGCGGACATCGGTTTACGGCCCGGTCGGGGAGCGGACGAGATGTCCTCCGGACTGCCGTCGAAGG
This is a stretch of genomic DNA from Corynebacterium nuruki S6-4. It encodes these proteins:
- the lexA gene encoding transcriptional repressor LexA is translated as MADTQQPTGTPTGGRKRGRPKGSLSAKGTHDDPQGREKLSDRQRRILEVIKDAIRFSGYPPSIREICDAVGLNSTSSVSYHLKELERKGYLRREDNKPRAVDIRSFDGSPEDISSAPRPGRKPMSAAAVDDSMPTPAYVPVVGQIAAGAPILAEEHVEAHFPLPQELVGGGELFLLQVVGNSMQDAGIYNGDWVVVRSQNTAELGEFVAAMIDGEATVKEFQRDAGHAWLIPHNALYEPIRGDDAEILGRVVAVLRKI